In one window of Pseudodesulfovibrio sediminis DNA:
- a CDS encoding tetratricopeptide repeat protein encodes MKKTIICTLTVILLLVAAGGAMAGANTRVGDKNFERAWRLFTSKQGDKANDFFKKAADSYGLALQADPPNRTALFPSSLLKAGISFYYAGRYKECLDAMEMAHRKEEKKAWEASLYMALSYARLDNREKTIETLEQFNETMSSQRRITAATIAQLQKLDKNETTLEETAAVLEHATMRQFVENTTRNTSPRNIFPAKEQCGGGYWWRQNASPCSSLHFRWD; translated from the coding sequence ATGAAGAAAACCATAATTTGCACACTGACCGTCATCCTCCTTCTGGTCGCTGCCGGGGGAGCCATGGCCGGGGCGAACACCCGGGTCGGAGACAAGAACTTCGAACGCGCCTGGCGCCTCTTCACGTCCAAACAGGGGGACAAGGCCAACGATTTTTTCAAAAAAGCCGCTGACAGCTATGGGCTGGCTTTGCAGGCTGATCCGCCCAACCGAACCGCGCTTTTCCCCTCCTCCCTGCTCAAGGCCGGTATCTCTTTCTATTATGCAGGGCGGTACAAGGAATGCCTCGACGCCATGGAAATGGCCCACCGCAAGGAAGAAAAGAAGGCATGGGAAGCGAGCCTGTACATGGCGCTGTCCTACGCGCGGCTGGACAACCGGGAAAAGACCATTGAGACCCTGGAGCAATTCAATGAAACGATGTCGTCCCAACGCCGGATCACTGCCGCGACCATTGCCCAACTGCAGAAGCTTGACAAAAACGAGACGACTCTTGAAGAAACCGCCGCAGTTCTTGAACACGCAACCATGCGCCAATTCGTAGAGAACACGACTCGAAACACGTCGCCTCGAAACATTTTTCCGGCCAAAGAACAATGTGGCGGGGGATACTGGTGGCGTCAGAACGCGTCTCCATGCTCCTCACTGCACTTTCGTTGGGATTAA
- a CDS encoding radical SAM protein — MKYLQNIKQLNGLANQVYASANVGQVDSFPENITVAVSNRCNYRCIMCMEWRRETDNDLPPETIEKLGDILPFVKTLYVTGGEPLMYPHLDMLFETALKAGCSLTMVTNGVLLTDKNIAKILNFGLFRVKFSLDAATQKTYAKIRGGNLQKVLMNIKKLAQAKIAHGINWPMLEVGFVAMRSNIMELPKFVSMAAGVGINHINVSYGVAHVEEMIPESLYFMQDEADQIMLAAKDMADHIGISLTLPNQLFKDAKHAVTPVDQAPPAICEDPWRSTFIWPDGRMSMCCGGGGNTGNLNNGEFMDEWNNKARVGARKLINTPHPPAQCKSCRTTRQNPNLTSSLFSGKVMDAAQNFIDSGEIPTPCLDASPAIHVD; from the coding sequence GTGAAATACTTACAAAATATCAAACAACTCAATGGATTGGCTAACCAAGTGTACGCATCTGCCAACGTCGGACAGGTGGACTCGTTTCCGGAAAATATCACAGTAGCCGTCTCTAATCGCTGCAACTATCGCTGTATAATGTGTATGGAGTGGCGGCGCGAGACAGACAACGATCTGCCACCCGAAACCATTGAAAAGCTGGGCGATATTCTGCCTTTCGTAAAAACGCTTTACGTGACCGGTGGCGAGCCTCTCATGTACCCCCATCTCGACATGCTCTTCGAAACCGCACTCAAAGCCGGTTGTAGCCTAACCATGGTGACAAACGGAGTTTTGCTCACTGACAAGAATATTGCAAAAATTCTGAATTTCGGACTCTTCAGGGTCAAGTTCAGCCTGGATGCAGCGACCCAGAAGACCTATGCCAAAATCAGGGGCGGCAACCTGCAAAAAGTCCTCATGAACATCAAGAAACTGGCTCAGGCCAAAATCGCCCATGGTATAAATTGGCCCATGCTTGAGGTCGGCTTTGTAGCCATGCGTTCCAATATCATGGAACTGCCCAAGTTCGTATCCATGGCCGCAGGTGTGGGCATCAATCACATCAACGTGTCATACGGTGTAGCCCATGTAGAAGAAATGATCCCCGAATCTTTGTATTTCATGCAAGACGAAGCAGACCAAATCATGCTCGCCGCCAAGGATATGGCCGACCACATCGGCATAAGCCTGACCCTGCCCAATCAGTTGTTTAAAGATGCCAAACACGCTGTCACCCCGGTGGACCAAGCGCCCCCTGCAATCTGCGAAGACCCATGGCGCTCGACATTCATCTGGCCTGACGGCCGCATGTCCATGTGTTGCGGCGGTGGCGGCAACACCGGCAACCTGAACAACGGCGAATTCATGGACGAGTGGAACAACAAGGCGCGTGTGGGGGCCAGGAAACTCATCAACACCCCCCATCCCCCTGCCCAGTGCAAGTCCTGCCGTACCACCCGCCAAAACCCGAACCTGACCTCATCGCTGTTCTCCGGAAAGGTCATGGACGCAGCACAAAATTTTATTGATTCCGGAGAAATACCGACCCCATGCTTGGACGCGAGCCCAGCCATTCACGTGGATTAG
- a CDS encoding 3'-5' exonuclease — translation MPLRRYEGNIKLIRNQKELEAALPDLTDESLLGFDTETRPVFKKGKKPGPPAILQLATATCVYVCQIYAVGLKEGLCNILADKQTTKTGVAVRDDILGLQRHAKFKPSGFIDLSTITAQAKMQTHGLRNMAANLLGFRISKSAQCSNWAKEKLTTQQINYAATDAWVSRELYMALDKLGLISY, via the coding sequence ATGCCTCTTCGTCGCTACGAGGGGAATATCAAGCTAATTCGCAACCAGAAAGAGTTGGAAGCGGCTCTGCCTGATCTGACGGACGAATCCTTGCTCGGTTTCGACACCGAGACCCGCCCCGTCTTCAAGAAGGGAAAGAAGCCCGGCCCCCCAGCCATCCTGCAGCTCGCCACCGCAACCTGTGTCTACGTCTGTCAGATCTATGCCGTGGGCCTCAAAGAAGGCCTGTGCAACATCCTGGCCGACAAACAAACCACTAAAACCGGCGTAGCCGTGCGTGATGACATCCTTGGCCTGCAACGCCATGCCAAATTCAAACCCAGCGGTTTCATTGATCTTTCCACCATCACTGCCCAGGCCAAAATGCAGACCCATGGTCTCCGCAACATGGCCGCCAACCTGCTCGGATTCCGCATTTCCAAATCAGCCCAATGTTCTAACTGGGCCAAGGAAAAACTCACCACCCAGCAGATCAACTACGCCGCCACCGACGCCTGGGTCAGCCGCGAGTTATATATGGCCCTGGACAAACTGGGTCTGATTTCCTACTAA
- a CDS encoding radical SAM protein yields MDARYYPNIKQMNSIFNEELAKGNVPTSICFPEEVTITTTLRCNYRCTMCYQKHFDKDIDPKVYEQLEPILPFVDRLQIFGGEPLMYSHITDIYEQAHRNQCKITMISNGSLLTDSMCEAIVKNSVFHIKFSIDGGSQETYKKIRGGNFFKVMKGIANITQNKIKYDSPFPDMHFNFLQMRSNMAELPQLISMASDIGVSSINVFYPSCHTKELIEESVFFCQEESDRWLRRSRTIAAQLGVNLRLPPLFSEGPTDQSGTNNRFCSDPWTKLLIDLDGTANLCCGGPTNIGNLLDQSFDELWNCEKAQKIRATVNTPNEPAYCRNCRVRKPIPTEIDLHIRNKQLQEYALKRFGMRATSAAE; encoded by the coding sequence ATGGACGCCAGATACTACCCAAACATCAAGCAAATGAATTCTATCTTCAATGAAGAGTTGGCCAAAGGCAATGTCCCCACCTCCATCTGCTTCCCCGAGGAAGTGACTATCACCACGACCCTGCGGTGTAATTATCGATGCACAATGTGCTACCAGAAACACTTCGACAAGGATATAGACCCAAAGGTTTACGAACAACTGGAGCCGATTCTTCCCTTTGTGGACCGGTTGCAGATTTTCGGTGGCGAACCTCTCATGTACTCGCACATCACAGATATCTACGAACAAGCCCACCGCAATCAATGTAAAATCACCATGATTTCCAATGGCTCACTGCTCACGGATTCCATGTGCGAGGCCATTGTAAAAAACAGTGTCTTCCACATCAAATTCAGTATTGATGGAGGCAGTCAGGAGACGTATAAAAAAATTCGGGGCGGCAATTTCTTCAAGGTCATGAAAGGTATCGCCAACATCACCCAAAACAAAATCAAATACGATTCCCCTTTCCCGGACATGCATTTCAACTTCCTCCAGATGCGTTCGAACATGGCAGAACTGCCTCAACTCATCTCCATGGCCAGCGACATCGGCGTCTCATCCATCAACGTCTTCTACCCATCCTGCCACACTAAAGAACTGATTGAGGAGTCTGTTTTCTTCTGCCAGGAAGAGAGCGACAGATGGTTGCGTCGATCCCGGACCATTGCCGCTCAACTCGGCGTTAACCTGCGCCTGCCACCGCTTTTCTCCGAAGGCCCGACCGACCAGAGCGGAACAAATAACCGGTTCTGTTCGGACCCATGGACCAAGCTGTTGATCGACCTGGACGGCACTGCCAATCTATGCTGCGGAGGACCGACCAACATCGGTAATCTGCTTGATCAGAGCTTTGATGAACTGTGGAATTGTGAAAAGGCTCAGAAAATCCGAGCCACGGTGAACACTCCCAACGAACCTGCATACTGCCGCAATTGCAGAGTACGCAAACCAATTCCCACGGAAATAGATCTGCACATCAGGAACAAGCAATTACAAGAATACGCCTTGAAGCGATTCGGCATGAGGGCAACTTCTGCCGCCGAATAA